In a genomic window of Mercenaria mercenaria strain notata chromosome 19, MADL_Memer_1, whole genome shotgun sequence:
- the LOC128550970 gene encoding interferon-induced very large GTPase 1-like — MAASFVNKDIEILLEKLDLKKYYFNKLSRREMYQVQPHMINENTECSPAWQFITEITRYNYRARNIHLEDINTVDTSQMSLRERRKNKEKQVITGLHPMDIVVAVFLICDPIAKQDLAMHLWGCKLAIPFSINEVPSEEPSIFTWPLHSINGHIFQEDGFIEKSLANEKMPCLSFIRVGENTDLSKSHLINCVIGGTEKVHPMFFHRDSEGSKCIRSKVVEGLIEIGWILPSGSDDRFNRPRLVSNLRGDSAFFHRQIEIIGHMSTVTVCLCTTANLSKAKPVIGELLSQKAKVILLILDKNPDEDRVIEYLDTISSEEQIDAVMKTDKTLPGVVQSLIHTVKVMEQKTCKTVKLSDHKTFSMKFKVDTRNELYKKAFERSEEIISLIEKTDSKDRKQVLLPLQEIYLKKSKLDCELYEINRYETNIKTRNTKCKRISENITQLRKEQFNHIKKHGISAPVLTVLSQLSSKPDPYRKVFLRTLKLQLDNLSRVQLQPFYRKYKSLVSKANKANEHKRAKLYQELLYLDHEKMFMSFGFEHILREIGQLYEICESSGSQPKHLPVSYQRLPEYAVFILLEGYPLEILDGEVNEVPQKWVNSVINQLQISTKDPENVHVMSVLGIQSSGKSTFLNTMFGLQFAVSAGRYTRGAYLQVIELNASSNDQFKAKYILLIDTEGLRATDMTSTDTIKHDNEFSTLVIGLSDITVINLMGENATYLRENLPIVVHAFLRMNLVGLHPKCTIVHHNVDKRNKDKLLEQGRVLEEVLNDLTKRACKMEKVPNRSFRDMIEFTIDENTDYIPALLAGELPMAPVSTGYSCEVKNVRTMLFKSLLKSRPYLTGFKSFSKRLENLWAAIKTDCFVFEFRTTFETEMRLQLDQKYFSIWKSYLLKIEELVDKYQDMKLRKLVTKKSNR; from the coding sequence ATGGCGGCCTCATTTGTAAATAAGGATATAGAGATTCTTCTGGAAAAATTAGACTTGAAGAAATATTACTTCAATAAGCTCTCAAGACGTGAAATGTATCAGGTTCAACCGCATATGATAAACGAAAATACAGAATGTTCGCCTGCTTGGCAGTTTATAACTGAAATTACGAGGTACAATTATCGGGCTCGTAACATACATCTCGAAGATATAAATACGGTTGATACGTCGCAGATGAGTCTTCGCGAGAGacgaaaaaataaagaaaaacaagtcATTACAGGTCTCCATCCTATGGATATTGTCGTTgctgtttttttaatttgtgatCCAATAGCAAAGCAAGACCTCGCCATGCATTTATGGGGTTGCAAACTTGCGATACCTTTTAGTATAAATGAAGTGCCTTCAGAGGAACCATCTATTTTTACATGGCCTCTCCATTCTATTAatggccatatatttcaagaagaCGGTTTTATTGAAAAGTCGCTAGCAAATGAAAAAATGCCGTGCTTATCTTTCATCAGAGTTGGAGAAAATACTGACCTTTCTAAATCGCACCTAATTAACTGTGTGATTGGAGGGACAGAAAAGGTACATCCCATGTTTTTCCATCGTGACTCTGAGGGATCAAAATGCATACGATCAAAGGTTGTAGAAGGTCTTATAGAGATAGGTTGGATTTTGCCTAGCGGATCTGATGATCGATTTAATAGGCCTCGTCTCGTTTCAAATCTTCGTGGCGATTCTGCATTTTTCCACAGACAAATAGAAATTATCGGTCACATGTCCACTGTAACCGTTTGTCTATGCACTACAGCAAATCTTTCTAAAGCGAAACCTGTTATCGGTGAACTGCTCTCTCAGAAGGCAAAAGTGATACTGTTAATACTAGATAAAAATCCGGATGAAGATAGAGTGATTGAATATCTAGATACTATCTCCTCTGAAGAGCAAATCGATGCTGTAATGAAAACAGATAAAACATTGCCAGGCGTTGTGCAGTCATTAATTCACACAGTTAAAGTAATGGAACAGAAAACTTGTAAAACTGTTAAATTGTCGGatcataaaacattttctatGAAGTTTAAAGTTGATACAAGAAACGAGTTGTACAAAAAAGCATTTGAGCGTTCAGAAGAAATAATATCATTGATAGAGAAAACAGATAGTAAGGACAGGAAGCAAGTTTTATTGCCTCTACAAGAGATTTACTTGAAGAAGTCAAAACTAGATTGTGAGCTCTATGAAATAAACCGATAcgaaacaaatattaaaacaagaaacacaaaatGCAAAAGGATATCAGAAAATATAACGCAGCTAAGAAAGGAACAATTCAATCACATAAAGAAACATGGTATTTCAGCACCAGTTCTAACTGTATTAAGTCAGCTATCATCTAAACCTGATCCATACCGGAAAGTGTTTCTGAGAACCCTTAAGTTGCAACTCGACAACCTTTCGCGTGTGCAACTTCAGCCcttttacagaaaatataaatcattggtATCCAAAGCGAATAAAGCCAACGAGCACAAGCGAGCTAAACTATATCAGGAACTGTTATATCTTGatcatgaaaaaatgtttatgtcATTTGGATTTGAGCATATTCTGAGAGAAATTGGCCAGCTATATGAAATATGTGAAAGTAGCGGTTCTCAACCCAAACACTTACCTGTGTCATACCAACGTCTCCCAGAGTATGCGGTCTTCATACTCCTAGAAGGTTATCCTTTGGAGATTTTAGATGGAGAAGTTAATGAAGTTCCGCAAAAATGGGTCAATAGCGTCATAAATCAACTTCAGATCTCAACGAAAGATCCAGAAAATGTACACGTTATGTCCGTTCTTGGTATTCAGAGTTCAGGAAAGTCAACCTTTCTAAACACTATGTTCGGACTGCAATTCGCAGTTAGTGCAGGTCGATATACAAGGGGTGCTTATTTGCAAGTCATAGAATTGAACGCATCATCGAATGACCAATTCAAggcaaagtatattttattgattgatACGGAAGGGTTACGAGCCACAGACATGACTTCTACTGACACAATTAAGCATGATAACGAATTCTCAACTCTTGTTATAGGTTTATCTGATATAACTGTCATAAATCTTATGGGAGAAAATGCCACTTATTTGCGAGAAAACTTGCCAATTGTTGTTCATGCTTTTCTGAGAATGAATCTCGTTGGTTTGCATCCAAAATGCACAATTGTCCATCACAATGTTGATAAACGTAACAAAGATAAATTATTAGAGCAAGGACGCGTGCTAGAGGAAGTGTTGAATGACCTCACAAAAAGAGCATGTAAGATGGAAAAAGTTCCCAATAGATCGTTTAGGGACATGATAGAATTTACAATAGACGAAAACACGGATTACATACCTGCACTCCTTGCTGGGGAACTTCCAATGGCACCAGTGAGCACAGGATACAGTTGCGAAGTTAAAAATGTGAGAACCATGTTATTTAAGTCACTTCTGAAAAGTAGGCCATATCTTACAGGATTTAAGTCATTTTCTAAACGACTTGAAAATCTGTGGGCGGCAATAAAAacagattgttttgtttttgaatttcgaACGACCTTTGAAACAGAAATGAGGTTACAACTGGACCAAAAATACTTCAGTATATGGAaatcatatttactgaaaatagaagAACTAGTTGATAAATATCAGGATATGAAATTGAGAAAGTTAGTTACAaaaaaaagtaacagataa
- the LOC128550921 gene encoding interferon-induced very large GTPase 1-like, protein MHIPLVIKPEQLEPPTVYLWPTLGLISKHLSTNLLQSVEDNISSIGFKIVSFLRFNNYDVSKSHILNLLINKTEKVHSVFYHRNCAASVEMMSEVCHGMIEIFPHLDNEKEPVLFLNLRGQCNVYQNQNLFLLKVSHVVFLVCSKAETHLIKDFIKQDIGKSCEKIVIIFLDLDINEESDAFLSQLDSFSEKLCVSNHLVGYKGMSHSDLRKELITPIKSVKGRHNFDDIKAKAEEHHFSVDLNKIDDALKRSEILSNLVFQMFKEQTLECIFPVQGHLCSEWCKTDLEKYKLRLRGNTENIGKYRKRLEMKQNELRSQQLQLITEESCKTLHLFVNNISRSEDIEDVEVFLRNLKLSIEMATRSTRLKAHEEYRNLFEKLRMMSAQTDDIHKEFRLLDEKLENQSLSFLDFSREMGHMYEILIDKNINQEYQKKLLDIAVTILRCGYEIEIMDGRSNWVPIIWVQSILLEIRRRLGNVRIKVITVLGVQSSGKSTLLNIMFGTQFAVGSGRCTRGMYMHLVKVSDKVSREYMVDYLLVIDTEGLYSSITKVDETNERDKTERELATFAIGMSHVTVVNIMGEDMTYLHEILPITVHAFLRMDLVGLRPKCKLLHHTVEKSSNDKLLQNTFSLERILDEHTATACTLENIPKKRFRDIIHFDSIEDVYFFSPLFEIIDDLKIVSSLYSKDAAHLKEKLILDTESVGTLEELANHVDLLWNAVKKDDFVFEFRDTVETQARVALDKRVCHLQWKSKREFLRVLMEFRTEIKSCDTLEKVNEVQQRYTQSINCTTNEQIKANADDLLVADFAQDRLRTHAMQRLLESSKITIEDYTQECRLYCDSQIERDVTLRMKELEIQRCSEFAFIQIDEFLDKHVSVEPSSTLSDTSSRFFDKWLGELSHKSSYGTLFNLEEDAIEAIYKIFGTRRTEIDKPIQSKDLNERQIDTFINEIPEILSSTNVRLVAQLKQKLASEVAEDIMLYVKHVLFELQRRNIFYEPNIFKDISLQVRSHRHISSGSLQTKPNFEIELVLYVCGEFIQRFRKISEKDIILSNGLMKTAQSYFLSRCRQKSNYCTNTTQAVKDFTNVLIEEIGLAIIAFLPQELANSIKEDSYFLQSKQLFLIHSYIKMLDNKNILHAYLSSFEAGAVYIISNVYESMLRTSDAVQKIIRS, encoded by the coding sequence ATGCATATCCCTTTAGTTATCAAACCAGAGCAACTTGAACCACCAACAGTGTACTTATGGCCTACACTTGGCCTTATAAGTAAACATCTTTCCACCAATCTCCTCCAGTCTGTTGAAGACAATATTTCTAGTATCGGGTTTAAGATTGTGAGTTTCTTAAGATTTAACAATTATGATGTGTCAAAATCACACATCTTAAATCTactaataaataaaacagaaaaagttcACTCCGTATTCTACCATCGTAATTGTGCTGCGAGTGTTGAAATGATGTCAGAAGTATGTCATGGAATGATCGAAATTTTTCCACATTTAGATAATGAAAAAGAGCCAGTTTTGTTCCTAAATCTTAGAGGTCAATGCAATGTATATCAGAACCAAAACCTGTTCTTGTTGAAGGTTAGTCATGTAGTTTTTCTTGTTTGCAGTAAAGCTGAAACACATTTGATAAAGGACTTTATTAAACAGGATATTGGAAAATCTTGTGAAAAGATtgttataatatttttagatttagaTATCAACGAGGAGAGCGATGCCTTTCTATCTCAGTTAGATTCATTTTCTGAAAAGCTATGTGTGTCAAATCATTTAGTTGGCTACAAAGGCATGAGTCATTCAGATTTAAGGAAAGAGTTGATTACACCAATCAAATCAGTTAAAGGTAGACATAACTTTGATGACATTAAAGCAAAAGCGGAGGAACATCATTTCAGCGTTGACTTGAATAAAATCGATGACGCTTTAAAAAGATCAGAAATACTGTCGAATTtagtatttcaaatgttcaaagaaCAGACTTTGGAATGTATATTTCCAGTACAGGGTCACCTTTGTTCTGAATGGTGCAAAACGGATTTGGAGAAGTATAAACTTCGACTTAGGggaaatactgaaaatataggCAAGTACAGAAAACGAttagaaatgaaacaaaatgaattACGTTCACAACAGTTGCAGTTAATAACTGAAGAAAGTTGCAAGACTCTCCATTTATTTGTAAACAACATTTCTCGCAGTGAAGATATTGAAGACGTTGAAGTATTTCTCCGGAATCTCAAACTCAGTATTGAGATGGCTACACGATCGACTCGGCTTAAAGCTCATGAAGAGTACAGAAATCTGTTCGAAAAGCTACGCATGATGTCAGCACAGACTGACGATATACACAAGGAGTTCAGACTTTTGGATGAAAAGCTAGAAAATCAGTCGCTATCTTTTCTTGATTTTTCGCGGGAAATGGGCCACATGTATGAAATACTGATAGACAAAAACATAAATCAAGAATATCAAAAAAAGCTTTTAGATATCGCAGTGACCATATTAAGATGCGGATATGAAATAGAAATCATGGATGGGCGTTCAAATTGGGTACCAATTATATGGGTGCAAAGTATTTTATTGGAAATCCGAAGAAGGCTAGGGAATGTTAGAATCAAAGTTATAACAGTTTTAGGAGTACAAAGCAGCGGAAAGTCTACTCTCTTAAATATAATGTTTGGTACTCAATTTGCTGTTGGTTCAGGTCGATGTACCCGAGGTATGTATATGCATCTAGTGAAAGTATCAGATAAAGTATCTCGAGAATATATGGTTGACTACCTTCTAGTTATAGATACTGAAGGGTTATATTCTTCTATCACTAAGGTTGATGAAACAAATGAAAGAGATAAAACTGAAAGAGAACTTGCCACATTTGCTATCGGCATGTCACATGTAACAGTCGTAAATATTATGGGAGAGGATATGACTTATTTACATGAGATACTGCCGATAACTGTCCATGCATTTTTAAGAATGGACTTGGTTGGACTACGGCCTAAGTGTAAGTTGCTGCACCACACTGTTGAGAAAAGTTCGAACGATAAGTTGCTTCAAAATACATTTAGCCTTGAACGTATATTAGATGAACACACAGCAACAGCATGCACACTAGAAAACATCCCTAAAAAGAGATTTAGAGACATAATTCATTTTGATTCCATTGAAGACGTTTACTTTTTCTCACCTCTGTTTGAAATTATTGATGACCTTAAGATTGTAAGTTCTTTATACAGCAAGGATGCAGcacatttgaaagaaaaactgattttaGATACCGAATCAGTCGGGACATTAGAAGAGCTTGCCAATCATGTCGATTTGCTCTGGAATGCTGTAAAAAAGGATGACTTTGTTTTTGAGTTTAGAGACACCGTTGAAACTCAAGCAAGAGTCGCACTTGACAAACGGGTTTGCCATTTGCAGTGGAAAAGTAAGAGAGAGTTTCTACGTGTACTCATGGAATTTCGAACAGAAATTAAAAGTTGTGATACATTAGAGAAGGTGAATGAAGTTCAACAAAGGTACACCCAAAGTATTAACTGTACCACAAATGAGCAAATTAAAGCAAATGCAGATGATTTACTCGTAGCGGATTTTGCTCAGGACCGACTTCGTACACATGCGATGCAAAGGTTGCTCGAGTCGAGTAAAATTACAATAGAAGACTACACTCAAGAATGCAGGCTTTACTGTGATTCGCAAATCGAACGAGATGTGACACTGAGGATGAAAGAACTTGAAATACAGCGATGCAGTGAATTTGCTTTCATTCAAATTGATGAATTTCTTGATAAACATGTATCAGTTGAACCCTCCAGCACTCTAAGTGATACATCATCTAGGTTTTTCGATAAATGGTTAGGTGAGCTATCACACAAGTCTTCATATGGCACACTTTTTAATCTAGAGGAGGATGCAATTGaagctatatacaaaatatttggcACTCGTCGAACCGAGATTGATAAACCAATTCAGTCCAAAGATTTAAATGAAAGACAAATTGAcacatttattaatgaaatacCGGAAATACTGTCGTCAACAAATGTTAGGTTAGTGGCACAGTTGAAACAAAAATTGGCGTCCGAAGTTGCCGAAGACATAATGCTGTACGTGAAGCACGTATTATTTGAGCTGCAAAGAAGAAACATCTTTTATGaaccaaacattttcaaagatatttcctTACAAGTGAGAAGCCATCGCCATATCTCCAGTGGAAGTTTGCAAACTAAGCCCAATTTTGAAATAGAACTAGTACTTTATGTATGCGGGGAATTTATTCAGCGTTTTAGAAAAATTTCAGAGAAAGATATTATATTATCGAATGGATTAATGAAAACAGCTCAAAGTTATTTTCTTTCAAGATGCAGGCAAAAGTCTAATTATTGCACAAACACAACACAAGCAGTGAAGGATTTTACAAACGTACTGATCGAAGAAATAGGATTGGCCATAATTGCCTTCTTACCGCAAGAACTCGCTAACAGCATAAAAGAGGACTCTTATTTCCTACAGTCGAAACAACTGTTTTTGATACATTCTTATATTAAAATGTTAGATAATAAAAACATCTTGCATGCATACCTTAGTTCATTCGAAGCAGGGGCTGTGTATATTATTTCGAATGTGTATGAAAGTATGTTGAGGACATCAGATGCAGTACAAAAGATCATAAGATCATAA